The Spinacia oleracea cultivar Varoflay chromosome 2, BTI_SOV_V1, whole genome shotgun sequence DNA segment cAGTGTTTGTGAACGGATTGTTCTGTAAGAATCCAATGGTGGTGAAAGCGGAGGACTTCTATTTCCAAGGGCTAGACAAGGCAGGAAACACAAACAACCAAGTAGGGTCGAATGTGACACGAGTTACAGCAATGAATCTTCCAGGATTAAACACACTGGGTATATCATTAGCTAGAATTGACGTAGCACCTTATGGTGTTAACACTCCCCACCATCATCCTCGTGCCACAGAGATCCTTACAGTACTTGAAGGAACTTTCTATGCTGGTTTCATAACTTCTAATTTGCAGAATGGTGAAAACAAGTTATTTACAAAGATACTTAACAAAGGAGATGTTTTTATATTTCCTCAAGGTCTCATTCATTTTGAGTCTAATATTGGTCATACTCCTGCTGTTGCACTTTCTGCCTTTAGCAGCCAAAATCCTGGTGTTGTTACTATTGCTGCTGCTACTTTTGGGGCTAACCCACCTATCTCTGTCGATGTTCTAAGCAGGGCTTTTCAACTCAATCCAGTTATAGTAAAGAACCTTCAGTCACGCAGATTTGAATGACATAGCGGATTAATAACCATGTCATTTGTATGTTCTTGGTTTAACATTATCGTACTACACTACACCGTTGGTTGAATAAAACGTAGTGATATCACATTTGCCagttgaatttatgaatttgaaatcccaacaacaacaattacATTGATGATTATTTGATGCTTGTCCATAACAATTCAATTTCATTATTTAAACCTatattttccctaaaattcatTTTGATTGAGAGTAATAGAAAAAACAAACGAATAATAGAGAGAATTGAAACTCATTCGCAAATGTTGATTCGACCCACTCATCACGTCACTAGTAATGTGCACCTATCTAAAGGAAATGACCCTTAAAGAGTTAAAGTTCGGATTAccataaaaaaatttataattaggattattaaaaaaaaaccacctaaagttgagattattCTAGTCAATTTTATCCCCCTGTATTATATACATCTGAATTTGATTTAATTTCCAAATAATAACAAAATTCAATAGATTCTCTTTGGTTTAATGTAGCACAGGAAGCCAGTTTGGGTTTGATTACAAATGTACAAATGCAATGAAACAAATTTTAAAATCGCGTTTGTGAATATTCTTACAATAGTGTTTACATGGACTTACAACTAAGAGTCAAAATCAAGTGTTGATGctataaaagtaataaaaaagaaagaatataAATTTAGAGCATCGAATAAATTAGAGGTCTCAGAACTTGGCACACTGGTTAGGTAGGCCTGTAACATGATGAACTGTTACAATTTCTTGTGCAGTACAGTTGATGACATCCATTCTCAACCTGGCGCCAGCCGACTTCAAGCCCTTGAGAGAAACAGCCTGGTTGAAGAGGTTAAGCGATGGCAATCTAGAAGCTGAAGGCAACTTACCATTAGGCAAATAGTTTCTGAAGTCATTTGCCAATAAGGGTACCTCAAAATCTGTCTTGTCATGCTTCACAACATTGTCCTTAGCACTTATGTGAGCTCCAGGTTCCATATGATTTGTTGAAAAGCTAGCTTGATTTGGAAAGTTAGGATACAGACTCACATACCCTCGTAAATACATCATGTCAATCAGGAACTTCTTCCATGAAGCTTGCCATCCATTAGTTCTAGACTTAGGAATCTGTACCGGGTTTTTCTTGGGATCCTCAGTAAACCTCATGTTCATGTAAACATAGAACTCTCTCCAGTGCTTTGGGAAGAAAACAGCGCCCCAACTGCAGGGTAGCTGGTGGAGATAAGGGGTGTTTGGATGAATGCGTTTAAAGAAGTCTGTTGCATTCCATTTGGGTCTCTCTTTCACAACTTCAACTATTCGAGGTGTGTAAAGAGAAATGGAGGATAGCTCAGGAAATGATACTTGAGGGTCATAATGGTAGGCTAAGAGTGCATATTTGATCCATAGATAGTAGTAAGGAGAGACTTCGATATCATCTTCGAGTAATAGACCAAAGTCATCATCTGAAGCAGGGTACCAACTCTCACTCACTGCACGAATAAGTCCTCCTTGAATGATTCTCCTTCTTATAGTCTTTGTCCCATGTGGCCACTCAAATGTGCTCAAGTGCTTTATTGTTGCCTCATCTACTCTGCTGTCCACATTGAATGAGATTGGAATATCATCACCCAAATAGTATGCATTACTCAGAGACTTGAGAAGCCTCGTCAGAGAACGCACACGGTTTTGGGTGATAA contains these protein-coding regions:
- the LOC110794070 gene encoding germin-like protein, whose product is MSPKNTNILVYIVLLVVASYVAYATDPNQLQDFCVGVNNPIDGLFVNGLFCKNPMVVKAEDFYFQGLDKAGNTNNQVGSNVTRVTAMNLPGLNTLGISLARIDVAPYGVNTPHHHPRATEILTVLEGTFYAGFITSNLQNGENKLFTKILNKGDVFIFPQGLIHFESNIGHTPAVALSAFSSQNPGVVTIAAATFGANPPISVDVLSRAFQLNPVIVKNLQSRRFE